The following DNA comes from Alnus glutinosa chromosome 6, dhAlnGlut1.1, whole genome shotgun sequence.
ACCAACAATTAGGTGCCTTTACCATAGACCACCTAAAGAGCTTCAAATTAAAAGACTCACCAATATTCTCAGAAAACAAAAGTATGGACTCTTCACCCCTAAAACCTCTTATCAATTCAGAACTATTTTTACTGATTTTAACCATCAGAATCTTCGAGTCTGCATATATAGCTGTTATGAATGGTGTCTCAATCGTTTGAAGATGAGATTGCACAAGTTATTTGGTCAGATATTACCGAAGTCGGAGATATTTTCAAAACCTTTCTGTATCTTCCATATACACCAAATCTAGAAGTCTAAGGAAGCTGCATGAATAATCCTATTATTTCATCTTTGTACCTTGCCCTATATCACTAGTTACAGtacctaaatatataaaacatacatATATCACATGCACATGCTTTCAGCAGCATTAAACACTATCACCTAATAATAAGCACCTCTTTTCACTCCACCACGGGGTCACATCCATCATCCATGCATGTCTAATCAAGGGCTACACTTGCATTGTTTTGCAGATAACTAGGTATTGTTAGAAAATATTATAGGGTTAAACTGTAATTAGGCGATAGACGTGAACAATAGATAGGTAATGTTCTTCGAATGTAGTTTGAACttcataatatatttatttatataagtaAGTGAATATATGCAgtgagagggagggagggttCAAGGTTTCACTTTTTGGACTGGGGATTGCCAGCTTGCAAATTGGCAATATATGCATGACAAAGTCTGCAAATCCAGAAATCGTGTAAAAAGACACTGTCAAGATTGATTAAAGAAGGGTTTTTAAATTCTTTGCATAACCAAACACGGAAGCTAATCGTCCCATTTTAAATCCGGCAAGCGAACGGATAAACTGGAAAAAGCGGCTTCGAGTGCAACACCAACAAGAAAGTGCATTGAATATCAACCCGGATAGGAAAGAATTATAAAGAAACCAAATGACAAAGATTACAAAATGCACACATCCACATGCTGCCACACAAAAACAAATGGTTTCTAATTGAAAATGGGTCATCGATAAGATCAGAATAAATAACCATGAAAATCTGAATTGAAATTCgaacaaaatcaaacatcctcgtTTCTAAATCCTATGAGCCTTACTTCAGTTCAGTGGGTGTTACAAAGTAGTAGAAAACCTTAACGAGAGAGCTAGCAATCTAGAGATGGTGACAGATTTCAAGAGATTTGCTAAAAGCAAACAAGCTTAAAGAGGTTTTCTACGATCTTGGGGGTGGGAAGAATTGCGTACCAGCCATGAAAGCATTGAGTGGAGCTGGATATAGTGAAGGGTCAAGCAACGTGGCAGATGGGTTACTAGTGGTCGCTGTGGTGGCGGTGGTGGTTGCAGCCGTAACGAGATTGAGCGCTTGAGTTCCGTCTCCGCCCCCGCCCGACGAGCTCTCGCCGCCTGTGGTGTAACGACCTTCGGGGCCTTGGTTGTACAGAATTCCCTTGAAAACATGTCCTCTAATGTTTACAGCCGTTTGATACGCGTACTGCTCGTCCGGATCGTCCATTGCGCTTAATCTTACGCAGTGAAAGACCGCCGGAGAGTTCACTTCAGCTGGAAATTGTCCCAGTTCCAACCCTAATCAACTCCAACAAAGATCAGTTCAAaccaaaggagaaaaaaaagataaaaaagaaagaaactttattttttttttctttcatctcAAAAATAAAGCAAGGAAGTCGGAAAGTAGTCCAACTAGTTCCATGGAACTTTTCGTCAGTTTTACTAACCAACAGTTGTAAGaaatggaaaagaagaaaagagaaagaaaagcagGTGAGTGGGTGAGAGTGACTATGGAGGTGGACTTTCCCACACGCAAACGATATTGATGATTTGCTTGTACAGAAATTGCTCGAGATCTCGGAATAACTTTCTCAAACCATAACAGTTTCTTGATAATTCTTCTTAGTCCTTTCCAAAATCTAAGCCGAAAAAATTGCAATCTTGGTTTGTTTTCAATGTCTCTGTCTCTAAACTACGACTTTACCTGACGTGGTGTTGGGTACACGAGCGCAAGAAAGAGATTGATTCTCTCTCTGCCTTTTGGGATTCTCTCCTCGAAACTGTTGCTGATGCTGTTGTTCTTGTTGATCTTGctgctgttgctgttgctgaAGTTGTTGTTGTAAGGCTGCGAGCTGTTGTTGCCGCTCGCGCCTTTTCGAAGCCGGGACCCAAGTGCTCTTGACGTGGGTTTGGCACGGAAACCCTCGACTCTTGCAACAAGTCCGGCATCTGAGATGCGGGCAGTCTTTCTTCGCTTGGTTACCACAGTCTTGGCAATTCATGCCTGCTCCTTGACTCATCAACGTGAATCGGCCGGCGGATCTCGACGACTCATCGGAGACGCTGTCGGGGTTTCTTCGACTAGGACCCAGTCCAAACGAGTAGTAGTTGCTCAAGTTTTGCTGCTGCTGATAGTACTGCGGCCATATCTCAAACCCTTTGGTGTAGATCTCCTCGTTTCTGAACAAAAACAGGCTGCtctcttgtttctcttcttcctcttgttTGTTCTGCTGCCCTTCTCGTCCGCCTAGATAGAATAGCCCTGCCATTTCTTGCACCCAATAGCTCTCAATTTTGAGAACAAATCCATATCAAGACTTTGGTACTGTCAATAAGTAACGACCAAATTCCAGAAGACCAGTGGTTGTGGTTTTGGGGTTCTTGGGTGTACGAACAGACTGAACAGTTGGTGTGGGTTTTTATGATACTACTGTGAGTCTGTGAGTTTCGGTTTTGACCTGGTTTTTGTTTCTGACGCTGACTCTCACAGCGTGTGATCTTCGTTATTGGGATTTTGCAGCTTTTGTGGGCAAAATTTTGGGATTTTCTTAGGTTTAAAGACATATAGAAAGAAGAGGGTTTGCGCTTTGCTTCAATTCTCTTCCGTTGTTCGAAGCAATAATGGCACGGAATTAGAGCTCTGCAACGCCGCCATGCCACACTCTGCGCCACTTCTCTCTAACCTCATTTAATTTATGACAACCAACTCAagctctctctgactctctctctctctcttcactgGGTTTGGTTTTTTGGCTGTGCCTTTgtgagagacacagagagagagagagagaagagtgagtgagagagagagagagagagagagagggaaaaggaaagagaaattacACTACTATCATTATCACTGGACATTTCTCTACAGTTCTCTTCCAGTTACAATGAATCTAATCAAGAATGGTTAAATCTCAGTCGTTGCATGACCATCCAACGGTTCCCCGTAAAGCCACGTGTCAAGGAATCGGCTTTAGCTTATTCGTCCTTGTACCGGAAAACCCGCTGGTACTTTTTCTGACCGTCCCTTATTTCCTATTTTTAATCCCTCCCCCCCACAAAAGCAATCACCACAGAAAAGGGGCACGCTAGCCTCACCGCACATCTCCAACAATGTCCATCACAGTTGCCTCATTACTCTGACACATTTCGCCTATTCAGATCAAGGGCTACGAGttcctagattttttttttttaaggaaaatttccTCCGGGTGTATTTTGAGTTGTCCGGTTGCTCGTATGTTTGTCATCGTCAGTGCCTCGTAATTCCACTAAAAATTCTCTGTGTGATCATTTCATCATTGACTAATTGTTGCGAAAATAGTTTTTAAggaatcaatttaattaatttaatttacataaaataatgCGATTGATTTAGAGGTCAACACCTGTGATGTTATATCTAACATGGGACTAGTAGAATTTGGAGCCGGTGTACCATGTGAAAATTttctaccaaaaacaaaaacaaaaaacctaaaaacaagaaaaaaataatggtcaaatTGCCAGCCATTCCCCAACCCATGCATCTGGCGGTGGGGTGCatttattgattattatttttttattgatttaagtTTACGGGATTAGCAATAATTTATTATGATATCAAAATAGTCGTTCTAAATTTGAATCTTCATTTTATATATGCCTACCGTTCAAGTTAAATATTGCATAGATAGAGTACGaattgagaaattttttgaaggtatctgttatattgttattttatttgttttatagaGATTTAATCTCATACTTGTTCCCAGTTCTCTCtagcttatttttatttattgtaaaaaaaaaaaaaaaaagtttagtaTTTCATATACTAAACCTTTAAtgaataaggaaaattaagatcatagataagaaaaatgttgaaataataattaaagagtaatactataaattacatttttattctataattatcCTATAATACTGACGTATAAGTTCAAACTAATCTTTGAttcatatttttacttttaacaaaGACTATCTAACAATTGGTTAGAATTGTCATGTCATGTCATTACTGTGAgataattatagaataaaaatataatttttaacattaattattattttcaaaatcaactCCTATTGTCTTCAAAGTTATTATTTGctcaatgaaaaataaaataaaggagcaCATTCATTATTTTAAACTTATTAATTTGCTCGTGAAATTTGACCAATTAACATACATGTGTTTCACGTTGAATTGAATGACATCGAAGAAACCATTAAACCAAAGTGGGAAGGCTTTGCAGCGTGTTCTCCGTTGGACCCttcactcaaaaaaataataattattggcGCATTTTTGCTTATATTGTTGGTTCAATCATCAATGATCATATCATATGAAGAACTTAAACCTTCTCGAAGTCAATTATGTatagagaaattatataaataaataggaCATTTCttacacattttatttttaaatttgttatttagttccacaagtttcaaatttataattgaatttgtgggacTAAACGGTGGATTTGAGAATAATTAAGATTTGTAAAAgatgtatttttatcatttatgttctatatatataacaagtaaaGAACTTTCAAGAGAGTATTATATAAATTCTTGACCCTGCAGTATAAGAAAagttttttctctaaatttagttGGAGAATTCTTTGGatacaatctattaaattggtATTTGTTCTTTACCACCGACCGACCCGTAAATTATGTCTCTTTTATCTCTCTTACTTCTGCCATTATTCACGTATTTTAGATTtctacacaaatctcaacataaaaaatatgtgattttcacatgcattttttaaaatgcgtATAAAAACTACATGTTTTAATTATTACAAATATAtgtaagaattatatatatatcacatatttCAATGACATATGTGAACTTAattgatcatctccaataaatttattacaatTCAATTCGGAAGAAAGCTTTTTCTCTCCATATAAAAAGTCTATATACGATTAATGCACAAATAAGAGTTGCTATTTGACATTTAATTggtatatatctatatatcaCATATTTTAATGACACATGTGAACTTAATGGACCATATATATTCGAGAAATTTATTACAATTCAATTAGGAAGAAAGCTTTATCTCTCAATATAAAAAGTCTATATACGATTAATGCACAAATAAGAGTTGGTATTTGACATTTAATTTGCACAATGGAAATCCAAATGTTTAGCTTGGTAGTTGTTATAACAGTTGACCTCATATTGAGGTAACAATCAAAAGTActtgtaaagaaagaataaattagtaaaagaacTTTCGAGAAGAGGTGGGGGTAAGTACTCCATTAACGTTCATCAAAGAGAATGTTAAAAGCAAATTAGGATATGAAAAAACTAAACAGAAGTTTCTTTTTACCTGATGTCTGTCTATCGATCTGTCAGTCGCTCTTCATAACGAATTTTGTCATAAACGTTTGTCACGTGTTACGCCTACACTAAAAAAATTTCAGCATCCCACGACCTCCATCATGCATATTGCTTCGTGTCGTGAATCACGAGAACAATTAATGACGTGGCTTAATTTAAGAGGAAATTAAATGTGGAGTTGTTTATAAATAATTCTCAGATTAATTGTTTGAGGGACTGGATATATATTAGGTCTCACAGGCCCAACAGTGGTGATGATGGATTGGGATCCCTGTTGAGGGGGCGCAGGTGCTTGTGGTGGACTCAACCCCATAAAAGAATTCCCCACCGTGACTAGGACTTGGGAAGCAGTAGACTAGGGCAGGGGTCTGGAAGGGGAGCACCCTCTTTTTATCAAACAGTCACGTGAAGGACCCAAAattagtggccgctaataattgggTTCCAATAATCTAAGCGGGTACGGTCTCCATGCCGTCTTAGCCCCGCCGTACACACAAATTGACAAAATCTGGTTCGGCGTGCCAAACCAAAAGCTCATTACTAAATGCTAATACTAATTATTTCACAAAGATTATAATAACCTTAGTATTAGGGGCCCGAGGCCAAGTTAAAAAGTgtcttccttttttaaaaaaatattaataataataaataataattaattaaaatactaCGGTGACAACATACATGCATCATATAGtataagtattttatttattttattttatttttggataagagacaTATCACTCAAAAGTTGATATGGAAGGAAAATGCTATTAGAGCATTTACAACaatttcattttgatttttcttaaatttaagaaacaaaactattatttgtttctctatccaaatacaatttataatagtcgtttctcttattttttcttaaattaattaaatattatttgtttacaaatataagtttctacctaccctcacattttttacaaaatttcaacacaatccTTAATAAAAAgcaagagatgagagatgagagaggaaaataaatattttgtattaaaataatagatgAGAAAGTTTTTTGGTTCCCTACACATTGAGTAGAATTATAGCATCTCCGATGCTTAGGAAACAGATAGTCCGATAGGGTATCTGTTATGTGGTTTTTTGTGATTTCTAGCTTTGACGTTTTTCCAATATGTAGAGAAGGGAATGAGCTATAGGAAAGCTGTTGACAATGCTCTAATTCATGTGACAGtctatattttatgaaaatgaatttCACGTggcaatttatattttagtggTTATCCTAATAAGTGTCACGTAAACTAACACATCAGTTTGTTAAATTAGTACATACCTTGTGAGTTGTTACGTAATAGTTTACATTTTGGTTAACGCAATTTTTTTCACATGAACtatcacgtcagtttgtaaaagACTAATATTAAAAGTTATAGCACTCCTAAAAACATTTTAGGCATAGATAATAAGATTGAATCTCATGTCCCTAATTAACCTAGTGAGATTGGAATTCATAATCTTTAATCCACCACCTAATCGCATGAAAGTTTTTTACCATCAAGCCGACACCTCAagtattgatataatataaacattaacaaaaataccccAAACGATTACTATGCTTGTGAAAAATTAgacacacaaaaaaagaaaaaaaaaaaaagaaaaaaaaaaaaggggaaagtaTCTCTTAGGGTTCAGTAGTGGGTGACATGGGCATGACCCCAATTTTGATTATTTGAGCACCCCTACATTGGTGGTAGAAGCCAAAATCAC
Coding sequences within:
- the LOC133870040 gene encoding protein EXPRESSION OF TERPENOIDS 1-like, with product MAGLFYLGGREGQQNKQEEEEKQESSLFLFRNEEIYTKGFEIWPQYYQQQQNLSNYYSFGLGPSRRNPDSVSDESSRSAGRFTLMSQGAGMNCQDCGNQAKKDCPHLRCRTCCKSRGFPCQTHVKSTWVPASKRRERQQQLAALQQQLQQQQQQQDQQEQQHQQQFRGENPKRQRENQSLSCARVPNTTSGLELGQFPAEVNSPAVFHCVRLSAMDDPDEQYAYQTAVNIRGHVFKGILYNQGPEGRYTTGGESSSGGGGDGTQALNLVTAATTTATTATTSNPSATLLDPSLYPAPLNAFMAGTQFFPPPRS